A single genomic interval of Spinacia oleracea cultivar Varoflay chromosome 6, BTI_SOV_V1, whole genome shotgun sequence harbors:
- the LOC110805434 gene encoding NADPH-dependent pterin aldehyde reductase, with the protein MAAATAIVVSAGPKTILITGVSRGLGRALALEMAKRGHCVVGCGRSQDKINSLQAELHNSPSSSSSEESSHLLLNVDVRSNNSVQELAKLLVEKKRIPDIIVNNAGTINKNNNLWEVPAEEFDTVIDTNVKGVANMLRHFIPVMIERKHGIIVNMSSGWGRSAAAQVAPYCASKWAVEGLTRAVAKELSSGMAIVALSPGVIHTEMLESCFGSTAHVYPKPDNWAPRAATMILNLTTADNGASLTV; encoded by the exons ATGGCTGCGGCGACGGCGATAGTGGTGTCGGCAGGACCAAAAACAATACTCATAACAGGAGTAAGCCGAGGTTTAGGCAGAGCCCTAGCTCTCGAAATGGCCAAGCGAGGTCATTGCGTCGTCGGATGCGGCCGTTCTCAAGATAAAATTAATTCTCTTCAAGCCGAGCTTCACAATTCTCCGTCCTCATCATCCTCAGAAGAATCCTCTCATCTTCTTCTCAATGTCGATGTG AGGTCGAACAATAGTGTTCAGGAACTTGCGAAATTGCTTGTTGAGAAGAAGCGGATTCCTGATATTATAG TAAACAATGCAGGTACCATTAACAAAAACAATAATTTGTGGGAAGTTCCAGCAGAAGAGTTTGATACTGTGATTGATACTAATGTAAAGGGGGTTGCTAACATGCTCCGTCACTTCATCCCTGTTATGATAGAGAGGAAGCATGGGATCATCGTCAATATGTCATCTGGATGGGGGCGATCCGCTGCTGCTCAG GTTGCCCCTTATTGTGCTTCAAAATGGGCAGTTGAGGGTCTGACTAGAGCAGTTGCGAAGGAGCTGAGCAGTGGTATGGCAATTGTTGCTCTTAGTCCTGGAGTGATACACACTGAGATGCTCGAGTCGTGCTTTGGCAGTACAGCCCATGTTTATCCAAAGCCTGATAATTG